The region TGCTGTCGCGCAGCGCGGTGACGAAGGTCTGCAGGCTGCCGATGATGTCGACAATGTTGCCGCTGCCTTCGGCCAGAACCCTTGCGACACCGGAAAGTTGGGCGATGACCTCGCGCAGCTTGGGGCCGTTGGCGTCGAGTGCGGTGGCGGCGCTGTTGATGAATCGCGAGATCGAGGGCGGAGCGTCAGGGCGCGGTCCCAGGTCGGTGGCCAGACGCATCAGTTGGTCTTTGACCTGGTCCCATTCCACCGGCACCGCGGTGCGCTCAAGAGGGATCTGCCCGCCGTCGGCCATGAGGGGGCCGTCGCCAGGGGTGTAGGGCGGGGTCAGTTCGACGTAGCGGGCGGCGACGAGGTTCTGCGAGACGATGACGGCCTGTGCGCTGGCCGGGATGGGGATGTCGCGGTCCACGTTCAGGGTCATCTTGGTGCGGGTGCCTTCAGCCTCGATGGCGTCGATGTGCCCGACCGTGACACCGGCGACCTGAACGCTGTCGCCGGGATAGATGGCGATCGCTTTGGTGAAATACGCGGTGAGGGTGTGCGGGCCGAAGAAGGCCTTGTGGACCACAACAGCGACGCCACCCACGAGGGCCACGGTCAGAGCGAGCACGGCCACGATGAGGAGTCTGCGTCGGGTCATCGTGGCGGCAGATCTCCGGGCTGGGGGATCCCGTTGTATGGGAACGGGATCTCCGCTCGCGGCCCGGTATTGTCGGGTGGTTGCCCCTTATTGGTCCCGCGCCGGAAACCGAACGCGTAGTCGAGGAAGGGTTGCAGAACCTCCGGCAGGGCGAGGTTGGGAATGTAGGCGTTGTAATACCAGCCGTTGGCGACCGTCTCGCCCTGAGTGACTTCGTATTTCGCCAGTCCAGGCAGTGCCTTGGCGATGTTGTCGCGGTTCTTCTCCAGCATGGCAGTCACCGAGTTCAGCTTCTCCAAGGTGGGGGCGAGTTCTTTCTCGTTGTCGGCGACAAGTCCCGAGACCTCTTGGGCGACAGCGGAGGTGTTGGCCAGCAGATCGACGATCGCCTGGCGGCGTTCGCTCAGCACGCCCACGAGATCATTGGCGTTGAGGATGAGCGCGTTGAGTGCTTGGCTGCGGTTCGCCAGGACACCGGTGACCGTGCTGGTGTGACGCAGCAGATCGGCCAGTGTCTCGTCGCGGCTGTTGATCGACCGGGACAGCCGCGCCACGGCGTCGAACGCCGGACCGAGCTGCGGAGCGATCTGATCGAGTGTCGCCGACAGCGTGTCCAGCGACTGGTTGAGGGCGGAGGTGTCGGTACCGGCGGTGTTGGTGGTGAGCTCACCGATGGCGTCGGTCAGCGAGTACGGCGATCCGGTGCGCGACACCGGGATCGTCGAATTGGGACGCAGCGTCGAGGTGCCCTTGGACTCGAGTGTCATCACCCGTTGGCCTAGTAGGGATCCGGTGCGGATGTGGGCGGTGGTCTCCGAACCCAACGGCACATTTCCCTTCACGGTGAACGTCACCAGCGCTTTGCCGGCCTGCAGCACAATGTCGGAGACCGAGCCGACGGTCACACCAGAGACCTTGACGTCGTTGCCGGGAATCAGGCCGCCGGCATGGGTGAACTGCGCCTGGTAGCGCACGCTGGTCGCCCAGGTGAGTAGGCGTTCGGGGTCGAGCCCGACGACGATCGTCAAGACTGCGACGACCACTCCGATGATTCCTGCGCGAATAAGTTGCGAGCCGCGGTATTTCAGCATCAGGGTTCTGCGCACCTCCCTGTGTCCTGCTTGATCCATGGGAAGACGACGGTGCGGCCTTGCAGGTCGCTGGCGCGGAATTGGACGGCGCAGATGTAGTAGTTGATGAAGCTGCCGTAGGCGCCAAGGCGGACCAGCTTGCGGTAGTTGTTGGGTGCTTTCTGCAGGGCGGTGTCGATGAGCTCGTTGTCGTTGTCGAGGAGGGGTGCCAGACGGCTGAGTTGGTCGACGGTGCCCTTGAGGGGTGGGCGGGCCTGGGTGAGCAGGTCGCCGACCGAGGCGGTGCCGGTGTCCAGTTTGTCGATGGCGGTGGCAATAGGGTCGCGGTCGGCGGCCAGGCCGCCGACGAGGTTGCGCAGTTTGTCGATGGTCGCGGAGAAGCGGGGACCGTCATCGGCCAGGGTGGCGGCGACGGTGTTGAGATTGTCGATAAGGCGCTCGACGGCGCCGTGGCGGTCGGCGATGGCGGTGGAGAACGACGAGGTTTTCGACAGCAGTGACTCCAATGTGCCGCCTTGTCCCTGGAAGATCTGGATCAGCGAGGAGGTCAAAGCGTTGACGTCTTGCGGGTTCAATCCGCGGATCACCGGTTTGAGGCCGCCGAGCAGCAGGTCGAGATCCAGCGCGGGCTGGGTGCGTTCGCGCGGAATCAGCGATCCTGCAGGCAGCAGTTGGGTGGACCCAGGCGAGTCCAGCAGCTCCAGATAGCGGTCGCCGACGAGGTTGAGGTAGCGCACTGCGACCTTGGTGGCCGTGGTGAGCACCACCTTGCGGTCGGCGTCGAATTTGATCATCACGGTCTTGTCAGGCTGGAGCGCAATTTTCTTCACCGTGCCGACGCGGATGCCGGACACGCGCACGGTGTCGCCTTCTTTGATGCTGGATGAGTCGGTGAACACCGCCGAGTAGGTGTTGGTAGAGCCGCCGCGGAACTCGCTGAAGATCAGGAACAACCCCGCGGTCAGCAGCAGCATGATCGCGGCGAAGGTCGAAAATTTGAGCAATGTGCCCGTCGATCGGGTCATCCGGGTTGCCCGATCTGGGC is a window of Mycolicibacterium chubuense NBB4 DNA encoding:
- a CDS encoding MCE family protein codes for the protein MLKYRGSQLIRAGIIGVVVAVLTIVVGLDPERLLTWATSVRYQAQFTHAGGLIPGNDVKVSGVTVGSVSDIVLQAGKALVTFTVKGNVPLGSETTAHIRTGSLLGQRVMTLESKGTSTLRPNSTIPVSRTGSPYSLTDAIGELTTNTAGTDTSALNQSLDTLSATLDQIAPQLGPAFDAVARLSRSINSRDETLADLLRHTSTVTGVLANRSQALNALILNANDLVGVLSERRQAIVDLLANTSAVAQEVSGLVADNEKELAPTLEKLNSVTAMLEKNRDNIAKALPGLAKYEVTQGETVANGWYYNAYIPNLALPEVLQPFLDYAFGFRRGTNKGQPPDNTGPRAEIPFPYNGIPQPGDLPPR
- a CDS encoding MCE family protein, with amino-acid sequence MTRSTGTLLKFSTFAAIMLLLTAGLFLIFSEFRGGSTNTYSAVFTDSSSIKEGDTVRVSGIRVGTVKKIALQPDKTVMIKFDADRKVVLTTATKVAVRYLNLVGDRYLELLDSPGSTQLLPAGSLIPRERTQPALDLDLLLGGLKPVIRGLNPQDVNALTSSLIQIFQGQGGTLESLLSKTSSFSTAIADRHGAVERLIDNLNTVAATLADDGPRFSATIDKLRNLVGGLAADRDPIATAIDKLDTGTASVGDLLTQARPPLKGTVDQLSRLAPLLDNDNELIDTALQKAPNNYRKLVRLGAYGSFINYYICAVQFRASDLQGRTVVFPWIKQDTGRCAEP